In Juglans microcarpa x Juglans regia isolate MS1-56 chromosome 1S, Jm3101_v1.0, whole genome shotgun sequence, the genomic stretch TTTTCGACTTTTTTTAACGTTGTTTCCCACCTTTTCTCCGAGTTGGCCGAGCAGCACTAGATTGCTTATGTCAATGTTACTCTGATTGTTCTCCTTTCTGTCATAGAGAAAACTATGAACAAACAAACACGTACGAGAAAATATAGTTGAGAGGCCATGTTTTCAAGCTTCTTTCAACATGCACGTTTAGCAATGCAAGTAGATTGGGTTTTTAGCCATAACAATTACCAATATGTTTAACCATAACAATTACCAATATTGTTCATCTtggattttattattctaagtaggggtgctacccgtcCTATATAGGCGGTAGCAACCCGTCCCCACCTAGCCGGGGTGACTGTCCGCATCCACCTACTAGGCAGGCAGATTGACCCCAGCACCATCCGGCTACCCTGTCTAACAAcacatttttcacaaaaaaaaaaacaacaaaattgcATATACATAAGAAAAACTgtacaaatccaacaaaaagtCTCACCAAAATTACAAATCCCACAAATCTTCATAAATCTTTAGATTTGTGCACAAATCGACAGGCCATGGCCATAGCCGGGGTTTAATTTATAGATACATGGCGGCGATCGTGGTCTTAGGTCGTAAAGACACACGACAGGCTGTAGTCTTATCATTGTAGACTACGGCTTGGCCGTGACTCATAACTTATGACCCATGACAACAAAGAGAGAAGCTGGcttagaggaggaggaggaggaaattAGAAATGAGAGCAAAGAGAGGACGATGAATAGCCATTGAGGCGTGAAAGGAATGGGGAGGAGAGAAGATAAGAGGAAAGGAAGGGAGGACGATGGGGAAAGTgaaatgagaggaaagaaaaaaattacgtATTTATATtaaggggttttttttttttaaaaaaaaacattatatatatatatatatatatatatgtatatgggcGGGGCAAACAAGTAAAACCTGGACGAAACCAAGGCCTAGCCCGGCACCCTCCCCCACCTTTGTGCATGGGCGGGTGCTCACCCATCTGCCCCCTTAATACGGGGTGCAACTTGCTTGTCCCAGGCGAGGGGGTCGAGTAGGCCAAGTATGGGTACCCAGCCCCTATACATAATTTTAAGCtatacaaattgatgtggcaTATTTTAAGTGCCTTTAGATGAAAGCGGCTTAAAATGTGACATGCAAACTAGTATGGCTGGGAATGATGAAACTTAAGATGAATAATATTAGcacttcttttttgtttcgCAGTGTCTACTTTATATGCTGTTGTTGGTTGTTACAAGATTGCTTTGGTGGTCCACCTTGGCCTCCGGCTGGCCCACTAGCTCCTCCCGATCTTGCTGGGCCACCTCCTCCACTTGGTCCCCCCGGACCGCCTCCACCTCCGCCTCCTGGGCCTCCTTTGGCACCACTTGGTCCACCTACACCGCTTGGGCCTCCTGATCCTTTTGGTGCCCCACTTGGTCCACCCGGACCTCGCGAACCACCACCTCCTTAACGTTATAAATTTCGTGTATGATATTTTCTATGCATATGTATCCAAATATGTAGTTATTGAACTATTCGTTTTTCATTCACTTTTGTTAAGCGCGATAGATGTTCACTCATGGCATGTAATCGTAAAATTTATCAGACAATGTATTCTATAGATAAAAATGCATCGTTAATCCAACTAAAAGTCCATTTTGGTCTTTTTggaacacatacatatatatatgcaatggTAGTTGTGAATTACTTGTAATGTCATTTTGGCTAAAGCCGTAACAAGTGTCTGCCAAAAGCTCTTCCTTTGCCATGTCACAATCACATTTAACCATATGATCATAGCATAAATAATTCACTCATCAGATGAGGCCACATCCTATTTtgttgagaaaaagaaaaacatacttaCCCTACCAACTAATCACGTTGAGTCCTTTTCAAAACAGAAAAGGGTATGACATATTGCAACCCCATCCAAATTGAATTTGCTTTGATGATCAATGTTTGagtcacatgcatgcatgcatgtacatgatgatgatgcttCTACTAATTCATCTGGTCTATTTCTTTTTCGAATTCATGGTTAATGTCACGTAAAAAACCATTGGCTTTATTAGTATCTCCCAAGGATAGAGtttatctaaatatataaaatatataaatgtgtgtgtgtatttgcaagttttctttttgataTAGCTAACACATCATTAGAGTATATCTCAAAGCGacgaaaaatattaatatttttaattttataactataaaataTCGCACAACAAATATTGTGTTGATGCTAATTTGTAAGTAGCAAAACCCGATAAAAGATCTCATTTCAAATGAGTTCTTCAGTGACTGGAAATTCCAGCAGGATCTTGAAATCCATACAATGAAAAGAGAACTTACAAGCAGCAATGCGAACAGCGACCCCTCTTTCTTACTACAATCTTAATGAGGCCAaaagatagaaataaaatttccttcattttcatTGATTATAAACATAGGTCTGAGATCAAGTATAATGCAGAAGGCTGGAATAAACAATTGGAATGATTTCCTTTaccaatttcaaaaaaatattctaattccTAACCTCACGTATTGGGTTAATTACAACTTTGCGAGCAAAAATCCCCACCAGGACCCCTATAAAACAGGAACACCTCCATTTGGCTGCTGCTGCATGGTCCCCAGTGGTTTTCCTACAAAACGAAAGACAGGACCCAACCGCAACTTATTTCCCAGCTTCAAAGTATTTTACACCATAAATCATATGAAAAGAGAGAACATGGGGAAAGAGGAAGATGCAGGTGGACGAGCTTTGTGGAATTTTCCAGTGAGTGGTGTTGTATTGTCGTAAGAGGGACGAAGTTGCGGTTACTGCCAAAAAGAAGTGAATTCATTCACTAGCACATGGCCCTCACTCAACTAGCTTTTAGGCTTGGGTTGTAGTTAGGATTAGCATCGATGCTTCCCCCAAACCTTCTAATTTGTTTGCTCAAACTCATACTCAGCATTAGCAGGcaatacaaaaagatttcataaatgCAGATGTTGTAAAACTTGGACTACCTGAATTGCCTGCAAAAGAATAAGGCTTCGAAATATATTTGCTTCTCAATCCAACAGGAGTGGCCTCGGGCCTCAAAACATTATCCACAGGAAACTGATTGGGGAAGTCACTAGTTGAGAGGAATCCTCCACTTTTACCCAAGCATACTTCTGAACTTTGTGCAAGTATTTGATCAGGGCTTCGCACAGAAGACAAGGTGTATGTATGTCTCtgctttttaaagaataaaataatgacAGCATTAAGTCAGTtgttctaaattaaattaaaaccaGAGCAATGAAAGTTTCAACAATTAAAAAGCAATGACTCGAATGATACATGAAGACTCAAGATTTTGAATGATGCCTCTTTCATATACTcctatgatttattaaaaacccACGACTCCGCAACCAGCGTAGGTGGATGCAAGCGGCCTTGAAAAGTAAGAAATAACAGGGGCAAACCTTCCTGGTGAGCGTGTCCTCCATTGGTTCACCTGAAGACTCCCTTGGAGTTGAAACTTGCAATGGAATCATGTTCTCCCGTAAATTCTTTGAACTCACCATATCACTGCAAAGTTCCTTGGTTGATGCCTCACAATAAAGATGAGTAAGTTCTGTTCGGTGACGATAAGTTCTTTGTGAGTAGTATATTTTTGTAGCTAGAGGAACTGGAGCATCTGATTAGAATTACGCCACAAGATTCATTGTCAATACTGTGAATCCAGAAAACACTTCTGAAGTCAAGTAGAGAAGgagaatgaaaaaggaaaagtttcAAAACTATTACGTCAAGAATTTTTATGACCACTTcaacccaaaagaaaataatatgacAATTTTGCTACACAATATCGCAACTTATACATTTCAATACGATCCAGTGAAGAAACTGAGAAGATAATACCCCCCACCCTTGGGATTAGTATCATGACTGGAAGCAGAAGCTAATTCTTTACAACTTTACATTAGACTATAATAATGCAAGACATTATTAGAAACCATAAGATACGGTTTCTTATGCCTTCAAGATTGACGATTCATTCATTGACTGTCTATCCATCCACTAAATGCGACTAGGATATATTCTGCTCAGAAAATTCCACGGAATCAGAATAGcctcaacaaataaaaattcagCCTTACAGGGAAATGCATCTGCAGTGCTTGTGATTTTTTTGACACCAGATACCGCTTCTGAATCATTTGATAGAAGTAGACAACCAGCTGCAATCCTACAAAAACAATAAAGCAAATGAATTGCATATTGAAAATCCACAATTAAGTTTGAGGAGGGTTCTTAGAATTGGCTTAAATAAAGAATGggtttttatcattattttatttttaagtagcACACGTGCCCAACGGATGTTAAACCCATGAGCTCACCCTTGCCCCCATTCTGATAGGAGGAAGATATGTCATTTGAACTACAACTCATCGCAAGAATAAAGGTCCCAGATTGTTACTTTCATCCTATATTGCAAATCGTGTCATTTATAAAGGAGGAGACTGACCCCTCTTCCCCACAAGAATCTAAAGTTGCCAGTTTTTGGGGATAAAAGAGAATTAGTTGCCCAAAGTGAAAATGCCTATTCACTCCATCATTCTGCcatattcttctttcttttggcCTTAAGAAGTGGCATATTTCAAATCACTCTTCACTTAGACATTGTATCTAATTTGGAGTCCCATTTGCTTGTagttaatatacatatatatttttttataagtcttgTAGTTAATATATACCATATACTAAAACAGaaataataattcttttgtAATTAGCTTTAAGAACCCCTGTAAAAGTTCTTTACTTCGACTTCTGGACTAAAAGGGTTTCTTCAACATACAACCACAATTATTATCTGGCTGGGCATGAGTCCAGCAGAAATCTATGAAGTAGAGGACAAGAAGAAACACATAAGTAGTCTAATGCACTCTATATGTCCAAGATTCAGATTGAACTTTTTTCAAGTACTTGAAGATATTCAAAGATCATCATTCAGAGCAAAGTGGCACCATAGGAACAAAGAAAGCATACGGTTTAGAACGTTTTGCTGGAGGCGGCATTAGACAAGCTGGGTGGTCCTTATTTCCGGGACTAACTCCTGAAACATCCATCATAGATGCCACATTCATACAGGCTGAATTTCCTAAAGAAAATAGGAAAGCAATGAAGCAAGCTAAACTCAAGACCCAAACCAAATAGAACTTTTATACAGAAAGCAAATAATAattgtattttacaaatacatcTAATCAAACATTTTTGTCCTTTGACAAACAATCAGAAGGGAAATTCTCATCTTCCAAAATCAGCATCTAAGAGAGATTGAGAATCGCAGAGACTCACTTGCTCTATAAATTATGATGCGAAGGGAGTGAATGCCGTGGTAGGAATAGGGGGAGGGGGATTAATCTTTCCCTTTGAAGCCCAAGATTCTATTTTGGAATGTTTGGGGGCTCAATAACTTTGATAAGCGCTTCCGTATTTATTGTGATCTTTGAAGGTGgatatcatttgttttttttacaagtaaaagaaAGACAGGTGGATATCGTTTGATTACAAGAAACTAAGTTGAAGTTCATCAATAGAATCATTATTTGAAGTTCGTGGGGGTGTTCGTATGTGGGATGGGCCTATATTGCCTTCGGGTGGAGTTCTTGTAAAGTGGAATAAGAGCGTTGTGGAAAATCTTGAGGAGTGTATTGGGGATTATTTGGTTGCTTGTTCTTTCAAGAATGTTGAGGACAGTTTTGAGAGGGCTTTCCAGGGTATATATGGGGCAAATTTAGAGAGCAATAGGAGACTCAAGGGATGAGATTAATGGTTTGTATTGTTTGTGAAATATGCCTTGAAGCATTGGTGAAGATTTCAATGTCACTTGTTTTTCGAGTGAGAGAACGGGGGAGTCTCAAACTAGTTTGGCTATTGAGGAGTTttctaagtttattttttatcttgacCCTTGGATCTACCTCTTTTTGGTGGTGTGTATACATGGTCCAACAACCGGGTGTGGTCTCGTTTGGACATATTTTTGGTTTCTCCTTCCTGGGAGGAGGCACACTTCCCTAAGTGTTGCAAAAAGACACTACTTGGGTATGCTCCGATCATTTCCCATTTTGTTGGATTGCAGCAGTATTCACGAGGGTTGTAGGTACTTCCAAGAGTTTTATACACTTGGAAAGTTTGAGAAGAGCCTTAATGCAACTTTCATTGCACTCATTCCCAAGAGCCCAAGGTCTATGGATGTGAAGGATTATTGCCCCGTTAGTCTAGTCAATTGGGTGTATAAGATCATATCCAAAATTCTGGCCAATCGAATGAATTcgaaaatggagaaaattatTTCGAAGCCCAAAATACTTTTGTCAGGGGACTACAAATATTGGATTTAGTACTCATTGCTAATGAATCTCAGAGAGTAGGATTAAATCTAGAGTGTTGGATATTGTATGCAAATCGGATACggagaaggcctatgaccaTGTAAATTGGGAATTTCTGTTCTAGTTACTGTAGAGATGTGGATTCGGGGATAGATGGTGTTCATGAATTAAGCATTGTGTTTCCACAACTTGTTTCTCAGTCCTAGTGAACGGTTCTCCAGTGGGCTTTTTAAGAGTTTTCGAGGATTGGGATCCGTTGTCTCCATTTTGATTTGTCATCATCTTGGAGGTTCTTAGTAGGATGTTGGATGTCACTCGTGGTTTGAATCAGGTTTATCTCAAGATCCCCAGTGGAAAGCACTAATCATAGTACTATTAACTGTAACGCCTCATGAGAGacccaagccacatctgggccctactccaaaaagactagtcaatagtACAATTAGAGCACcattggaaccattataaagaacaagaacctCTCCTTCCCGAGCAATGtggaatctcatacaccacctacactcatcatcatcaatggGTATCACATTAACATTTCTCACTTacttttttgcagatgacactttACTTTGAAGTTGTTTCTGGCTTACAAGTGAGTCTTGGGAAGTCCAACTTGGTCCCGGTGGGCAATGTTCGTAAAAACTCAAATACCAGAGGCACTTCCTCTCATTCACTAGAGTTTTTTAAAGAAAGGGGTGGTAGAGCAAGATTCGCACATCCATTTGTCCGGTCAAATAGAGGTTAACCAGCGCAAAAACAATACTCAACAAAATGCTCAATCCACATCCAACCAGCCCTATCTATAGTTCCTTTTCTCGGATGGACAGTCGCTCTAACATAGCTATCTCTAGCTAGCATCTATCGCCTAGATAGCGACCGAAGGAAGGAAATCCAAATGTTAATGGTCATCCATCCGGCTCATATTCAAAGCTTGGAGAGAATTTTGGGATGTTAGGTATCATCTTTGCCCATGAAATACCTTGGTCTTTCCCTTGGGGATGCTTATAACGCAAAGTCTATTTGGGATGACGTAATTGAGAAGATGGAGCGAACGTTGGCAGGTTGGAAATGGATATACTTGTCAAAAGGGGGCAGAATCACTTTAATCAAGAGTACGCTCTCTAAGCTCCCTACATATTCTATCTTTGTATTATGTGGCAGGTCAATCGAGTCACGGTTACCTGAATAACCCTaatgataatattcttattcCCTAATCAGGTCAATCCATGAACCTGCAGGTTAACCCAACACAACTAGATTATTATTCAGGTCACATTTGGGTTGACCCAAACCCATTGATGCCCAACCCTAACCCTATTTTTACGTGCCAATTCATATGTCGTGTCAAAAATTGACAGCCCTACCCCAAGGAGTGATTTTTTCTTCAAACCTTTTAACCTCAGTTCATTAGTAGCAAGTTAAAAAGTCTGAGAAACAGATCCTTTTGTACTAGATGTATCTATTACACTCATAGCCTCTagaaaatgagaataaaaagtaaaaactacaGGActgtaaacaaaataaaattctcaataTAACTCCTTTGAGCAGTACAGAAAACATACCCCCATCCCTCCCCCACCAAAAGGTGGCTAATAGTGGGATCCTTTTTTCGATATTCTGTTGTCAAAGTAACTGGCTAGACATACAAACCCCCACCCACACCCACACATAAGCAAATCAGAGCAAATGAAGTTACTTTTTGCACGGGAAGCTATTCCAGCTTGATTGTCCAACTGGGATTCTGATACAGCAGAGTTATCAGCATCCACGGATTCAGACTTATCTTTCCCCCCAACAGGAGTAGCTTGGTCTAAGAGAGCTTAagaattatcaaaaaaatgcaTCCAGCAACATAATACAAACTAAAACCCAAGATTCAACCGTTCAGAAAAtgtttcccaaaaaaaaaaaaaagattatatgtaCTAACTCATTCCAGATACTTGTCATATTCTTCAATTCAAGGCGAAACaaagttcacaaaaaaaaaaaaaaaaaaatcagaagagGGAAAGTCCAAAAGACTAACAAACTGAACATTTAAACTTGGCCATCATAACTCTTTGTAAAGGATACTAGAATAAGCAGTTAACAACTTCTTTCTCTCCTTCTTTGGAAGTTTCCTGTTCACAGCACTGCCATCAAACTCCAAAATAGTTTCTTCTATAGAATTTAGTGACCTACAGAGTTctgaaaaaaaatcagaaaaaagaagaaaaccacTTCAGCACCAGAACAGCATCTTCTGAGAAATTACAGCTACAATCCCAACTATTAACATTTGGTGACTACTGGGAAAACAACACATGAAGGTAAACTAACAAAAGCAAGGTTCTCAGATGACAACAGAAAATTCTCCTGTTTCTCCAATTATTTGCAGTCTGTTATCACTGGAGACTCTCCTTACAATGGCAGTGATAATGAGAGGCAAAGCCAGTGAAAGCTTAGGTCCTGTACAAGTGAAACTtgtcccttttttattttgaagatgtttTCCGGCTGACAATTGCTGTTTTTACTTTGAAGATGTATTCCGCCTGacacttgcatttttttttaatgttcattTCTTATCAACATTCTAAAATTCAATCTTTAACAAGTTTATTTTTCGGAAAATGGAAACTCCTGCAATTCTGAAGGGGGGAGGGGGCTCCAAACCTGCATGAGCCGCATATTGACTGGCCTTGATGGGCTTCTTGCAAGCATTGCAACATACCTtcatgtttatttaaaaaaatcaaataaacatAGCGAATGAAAAGTTTACacgttaaaaaaattaagaatgaaaaCTTATAGAAAAGCCAATCTGCCGCATAAACAAACACAATCATAAACAAACACATATTGGAATGAGTTGAAGTAACATGCAgttccaaatttaaaaaaagcaCCAAACAAGCTACTTTCTTTTTACGTGACCTTCAGTATAAAGCAAACAGAAAGTATATCGTGCCCTGGATAAGTTACAATACCTACGTCACACAAAAAAGAAGATGCAATTTAGAGACTGCTCAATCAATTGCagcaataattttaaaattttaaaatgttttcacAAGATCACTTCCTTTTATAGGAGTAATGCATGTTTTATTACAAGCATAGAAAGGCACAACCCATGTACAAAAGAAATATGCAAAGAGATACACCTAGCTACCAAGGAGAAGAGAAAGACTAATAGGCTGGAGAATCGGAAGCTATTGTGAGCAGACATCCAAGCAAAGAGATTGTTGAATACTATGGCTGTTAATTCCGACACCATCCTCTCACAGTCTTCAAAGGTTCGAATATAGCATTTttgccaaatgcaccacattaaTCACAAAGAGATCATCCTTCAAACATCCGAGTTGTTGTCACCACCATAAGGATTCCAACATGTCAACGACTCCACCACCCTCTAGGGCATAACCCAATCAACCCAAATGTGTTGATCATCAATGCTCGTAAACTTCAAGCCAACTCACATtgtagaagaagatgatcaacATTCTTACCATTTTGCTCGTACATCCAACACCACCCCAATACTACAATATGCCTTTTTATGCAAATCCTATATTGTTAAAGTTTTTCCTAAGGCAGCcc encodes the following:
- the LOC121246745 gene encoding basic proline-rich protein-like codes for the protein MRPPRPGGPGGPGGPPPGGGPPGPGPAGPPAPLPGPPGLFSGLCSTISSCVYFICCCWLLQDCFGGPPWPPAGPLAPPDLAGPPPPLGPPGPPPPPPPGPPLAPLGPPTPLGPPDPFGAPLGPPGPREPPPP
- the LOC121246746 gene encoding uncharacterized protein LOC121246746 isoform X3, encoding MVCSLGSGRMAAMERLLVAGSFSQTMADEVGHRKLSAQYICRELCEADEANLLDEEDMHVFGLKPMAEPLQLVCCNACKKPIKASQYAAHAELCRSLNSIEETILEFDGSAVNRKLPKKERKKLLTAYSRNSACMNVASMMDVSGVSPGNKDHPACLMPPPAKRSKPIAAGCLLLSNDSEAVSGVKKITSTADAFPYAPVPLATKIYYSQRTYRHRTELTHLYCEASTKELCSDMVSSKNLRENMIPLQVSTPRESSGEPMEDTLTRKQRHTYTLSSVRSPDQILAQSSEVCLGKSGGFLSTSDFPNQFPVDNVLRPEATPVGLRSKYISKPYSFAGNSGKPLGTMQQQPNGGVPVL
- the LOC121246746 gene encoding uncharacterized protein LOC121246746 isoform X1 gives rise to the protein MVCSLGSGRMAAMERLLVAGSFSQTMADEVGHRKLSAQYICRELCEADEANLLDEEDMHVFGLKPMAEPLQLVCCNACKKPIKASQYAAHAELCRSLNSIEETILEFDGSAVNRKLPKKERKKLLTAYSNQATPVGGKDKSESVDADNSAVSESQLDNQAGIASRAKRNSACMNVASMMDVSGVSPGNKDHPACLMPPPAKRSKPIAAGCLLLSNDSEAVSGVKKITSTADAFPYAPVPLATKIYYSQRTYRHRTELTHLYCEASTKELCSDMVSSKNLRENMIPLQVSTPRESSGEPMEDTLTRKQRHTYTLSSVRSPDQILAQSSEVCLGKSGGFLSTSDFPNQFPVDNVLRPEATPVGLRSKYISKPYSFAGNSGKPLGTMQQQPNGGVPVL
- the LOC121246746 gene encoding uncharacterized protein LOC121246746 isoform X4 — translated: MVCSLGSGRMAAMERLLVAGSFSQTMADEVGHRKLSAQYICRELCEADEANLLDEEDMHVFGLKPMAEPLQLVCCNACKKPIKASQYAAHAGNSACMNVASMMDVSGVSPGNKDHPACLMPPPAKRSKPIAAGCLLLSNDSEAVSGVKKITSTADAFPYAPVPLATKIYYSQRTYRHRTELTHLYCEASTKELCSDMVSSKNLRENMIPLQVSTPRESSGEPMEDTLTRKQRHTYTLSSVRSPDQILAQSSEVCLGKSGGFLSTSDFPNQFPVDNVLRPEATPVGLRSKYISKPYSFAGNSGKPLGTMQQQPNGGVPVL
- the LOC121246746 gene encoding uncharacterized protein LOC121246746 isoform X2; the protein is MVCSLGSGRMAAMERLLVAGSFSQTMADEVGHRKLSAQYICRELCEADEANLLDEEDMHVFGLKPMAEPLQLVCCNACKKPIKASQYAAHAELCRSLNSIEETILEFDGSAVNRKLPKKERKKLLTAYSNQATPVGGKDKSESVDADNSAVSESQLDNQAGIASRAKRNSACMNVASMMDVSGVSPGNKDHPACLMPPPAKRSKPIAAGCLLLSNDSEAVSGVKKITSTADAFPYAPVPLATKIYYSQRTYRHRTELTHLYCEASTKELCSDMVSSKNLRENMIPLQVSTPRESSGEPMEDTLTRKRHTYTLSSVRSPDQILAQSSEVCLGKSGGFLSTSDFPNQFPVDNVLRPEATPVGLRSKYISKPYSFAGNSGKPLGTMQQQPNGGVPVL